One genomic region from Saprospiraceae bacterium encodes:
- the ilvB gene encoding biosynthetic-type acetolactate synthase large subunit produces MSTLIQEKKNAETADSTDRQISGSEAVLLGLIAEQTEVIFGYPGGAIMPIYDALYHFNDRLEHILVRHEQGAIHAAQGYARSSGRTGVVFATSGPGATNLVTGLADAMIDSTPLVCITGQVFAHLLGTDAFQETDVINITTPITKWNYQVTDASEISAVLAKAFYIAKTGRPGPVVIDITKNAQLQMISNSKYVKCKHIRSYRPKPVIRKEYIQAAATLINEAKQPLVIFGQGVILGKAEAEFSAFLEKSGIPAAWTILGMSAIPTDHPNAVGMLGMHGNYGPNLLTNECDVLIAIGMRFDDRVTGRLDKYAKQAQVIHLDIDPSEIDKNVKTTVPVWGDCKETLPLLTQLLVQKKYPEWFQRFHECTRLETEKVIFDELNPTSNELTMGEVIQQLNILTKGEAIIVTDVGQHQMVTCRYAQFKKSKSNITSGGLGTMGFALPAAIGAKYGAPEREVIAIIGDGGIQMTIQELGTIMQFKPNVKIIILNNNFLGMVRQWQELFHENRYSFVAITSPDYVQVAKGYYIPAASVSQRQDLIPALTTMLMNEGAYLLEVMVGKENNVFPMVPQGKGVSEVVLCKEDLQIK; encoded by the coding sequence TCCCGGAGGAGCCATTATGCCAATATATGATGCTTTGTATCATTTTAATGATCGGCTGGAACACATCCTTGTCAGACACGAGCAAGGTGCCATCCATGCCGCCCAAGGCTATGCCAGAAGCTCTGGCCGTACAGGAGTGGTTTTTGCCACAAGCGGGCCTGGTGCCACCAACCTGGTGACTGGCCTTGCAGATGCCATGATAGACAGTACCCCTTTGGTTTGCATCACAGGACAAGTCTTTGCCCACTTATTAGGTACAGATGCCTTCCAGGAAACAGATGTGATCAACATCACTACACCAATCACCAAATGGAATTATCAGGTCACTGACGCCAGTGAGATTTCTGCTGTACTGGCCAAAGCCTTTTATATAGCTAAGACTGGTAGGCCCGGCCCTGTGGTCATCGATATCACCAAGAATGCCCAGTTGCAAATGATTTCAAACTCAAAGTATGTAAAGTGCAAACATATAAGGAGTTATCGTCCAAAACCAGTCATAAGAAAAGAATACATTCAAGCAGCTGCCACTTTAATCAACGAGGCAAAACAACCTTTGGTTATTTTTGGTCAAGGGGTAATCCTCGGTAAAGCCGAAGCAGAATTTTCTGCTTTTTTAGAAAAGTCGGGCATCCCTGCTGCCTGGACCATATTAGGTATGAGTGCGATACCCACTGATCACCCAAATGCGGTTGGTATGTTAGGGATGCATGGTAATTATGGCCCAAACTTGCTCACCAATGAATGTGATGTGCTCATTGCTATCGGTATGAGGTTTGATGACAGAGTGACCGGCAGATTGGATAAATATGCCAAACAAGCTCAAGTCATTCATCTTGACATCGATCCTTCCGAAATCGATAAAAACGTAAAAACCACTGTGCCGGTGTGGGGTGATTGTAAAGAGACTTTGCCCTTACTGACCCAATTACTTGTTCAAAAAAAATATCCCGAGTGGTTTCAAAGATTTCATGAGTGCACCAGATTAGAAACAGAGAAAGTTATTTTTGACGAGCTCAATCCGACCAGTAATGAGCTGACGATGGGCGAAGTCATACAACAGCTCAATATTCTTACTAAGGGGGAGGCCATCATTGTCACCGATGTAGGCCAACATCAGATGGTGACCTGCAGATATGCTCAATTTAAAAAATCAAAAAGTAATATTACTAGTGGTGGTTTGGGGACCATGGGTTTTGCTTTGCCTGCAGCCATCGGCGCTAAATATGGTGCCCCGGAGCGTGAAGTAATAGCGATTATAGGTGATGGTGGTATTCAAATGACCATCCAGGAACTTGGCACCATTATGCAGTTTAAACCAAATGTCAAAATAATCATCCTGAACAATAATTTCCTGGGTATGGTGAGGCAATGGCAAGAATTATTTCATGAAAACCGGTACAGTTTCGTCGCCATCACTAGTCCTGACTACGTGCAGGTCGCAAAAGGTTATTACATTCCGGCTGCCTCTGTCTCACAGCGGCAAGATCTGATACCCGCTTTGACCACCATGCTAATGAATGAAGGAGCCTATTTATTAGAAGTGATGGTCGGTAAAGAAAATAATGTATTCCCCATGGTGCCACAAGGCAAAGGCGTATCCGAAGTCGTGCTGTGTAAAGAGGATCTTCAAATAAAATAA
- the ilvN gene encoding acetolactate synthase small subunit: MDKPEYTLTVYTENQVGLLNRIAIIFSRRKINIESLNTSPSEIDSVHRFNIVITENEEVVRKLCRQIEKQVDVLKAYYNRNDEIVWQEMALYKVPTHIIAAEVQVERLLSLYGARVVVIRTDYTVFSVTGQREETDKMIKILEPYGLIEFVRSARVAIIKDSEGFHRKLKEFESHEPGEDAAENEFLNQQDKIFSM; encoded by the coding sequence ATGGACAAGCCTGAATATACATTGACCGTCTACACTGAAAATCAAGTAGGGTTACTCAATAGAATAGCGATTATTTTCTCCCGCAGGAAAATAAATATTGAAAGCCTCAACACCTCTCCAAGTGAAATTGATTCTGTACACCGGTTCAATATCGTCATCACTGAAAATGAAGAGGTCGTACGTAAGCTCTGCCGGCAAATTGAAAAACAAGTAGATGTACTGAAAGCATATTACAATCGAAATGATGAAATAGTCTGGCAGGAAATGGCCTTATATAAAGTGCCAACGCATATTATAGCAGCAGAAGTACAAGTAGAGCGTCTGCTAAGTCTTTATGGAGCCAGAGTAGTAGTCATCAGGACAGATTACACCGTATTTTCTGTCACTGGTCAACGGGAGGAGACCGACAAAATGATCAAAATCCTGGAGCCCTATGGCCTGATCGAATTTGTACGAAGTGCCAGAGTGGCGATCATCAAAGACAGCGAGGGATTTCATAGGAAACTAAAAGAATTTGAGTCCCACGAGCCTGGAGAAGATGCTGCTGAAAACGAATTCCTAAACCAGCAAGACAAGATATTTTCTATGTAA